The following is a genomic window from Amycolatopsis acidiphila.
GTCATCGCCTTGATCGCCGCGACCCCGGTGTACATCACCCCCAGCACGTTGACCTCGATGAGCTCGCGCATCTGGTCGGGCTCCTCCTGCCACGGCAGCGCCTCGTAGTTGAGCCCCGCGTTGTTCACCAGCCCGTCGATCGAGCCGAACTCGTCCACACACAACTGGACCAGCTCCTGCGCCTGGGCTGGATCGGTCACGGAGTGACCGCTGGCCACGGCCTGCCCGCCGTGGTCGCGGATGTTGGCGGCGGTTCGTTCCGCCAGTTCCAGGTCGACGTCATTGGCGATCACTCGCGCGCCCGCGTGCGCGAGATGCACCGCGAACGCCTCGCCGAGCCCGCGGCCGGCACCCGTCACCACCACTGCCCGGTCCTGCAAGCCCGCTAGCTGCATGTTCATCTATCCCAACTCCCACTGGCCAGCCCCGACGGAGCCGGTTGCCGGCTCGCACTGGCCCTCCAGTCCAGTCTTCGCCACAGCGGCGGCGACGCCACGCGACTGACGACGAGCGGTCAGCACAATGCGCTGAACGAGTGATCACTGACCAGCGCCGCATACCGCCGGAACGGTCAGTGGCACCGAGAGTGTGCGCCGTTCGTCGTAATCCGAAGGTTGGTGTTTGGGCCCGGATGGGCCCAAACCCGCGATACCGTCGAGCTGTGACTGTTCGCTTCCGCGCTGTGAGCGGCATACTGGCTGTTGTCTTGCCTGTCGGCTGGGTGAGTGCCCGTTACCGGTGCCCCGCGGCGGACGACAGAATGCGTGGACGTGCTCGCGTTCACCCGAAAGGGGGGGAGCTAGGAAGATGGTGAGGACTCAGGCCCGGCCACGCCTGCGCTCGGCGCTGGCGAACGGCGAGTTCCGCACTGTCTGGCTGGCCGAAGCGCAGTCCACCGTCGGTGACCAGCTCACGACCGTCGCGCTCGCCCTGATGGTCTACCATCGCACCGGCTCCGCGCTGCTGTCCGCGACCGCCTACGCCCTGACCTTCCTGCCTGCCCTCGCGGGCGGGCTCGGGCTCGCCCAGCTGGCCGACCGCTACCCCCGCCGGACCGTGCTCGCCGCCTCGGCGGCCGTCCAGGCGGTGTTCGTGGGCGTGATGGCCGTGCCCGGGATGCCGCTGGTGCCGCTGTGCGTCCTCGTGGTGCTCGCCCGGCTCGCGGGCGCGCCCTCCAACGCCGCGCAGAACGCGCTCACCAGGGAGATCTTCGACGACGACGAGCTGTACCTGCGCAGTCAGGACATTCGCGGCATCACCACGAACACGGCGATGCTGCTGGGCCTGGCCTGCGGCGGCTTCCTCGTCACCGCGGCGGGCCCCTCGGTGGCGCTGGCCATCGACGCCGCCACGTTCGCCATCAGCGCCCTCGCGCTGTATCGGTGGGTGGCGACGCGGCCCGCCGCCGACAACGGGGACGGCGGCTGGTTCGGCGCGATCCGCTGGGTCAGCGGGCAGCGACGGCTACGGGTACTGCTGGGCCTCTCCTGGCTCGTGGGGCTCGCGGTCATCCCCGAAGGGCTCGTGGCGCCGCTGGCCCGCGAGATCGGGGCACCCGACCAGGCGGTGGGCTGGCTGCTCGCGGCCGACCCGCTCGGCTTCGTGATCGGGGTGTTCCTGATGTCCCGTTACGTCTCCGCGGAGACGCGCAAACGGGCGCTGGGCGTCCTCGCCATCGTGCCGACGGCGTTCCTGCTCGTGTTCGCCGTGCAGCCGGACCTCGTGTTGTCCCTGGTCGCCCTCGCGGCCGCGGGTGCGGCCGGGGCGTACATCGTCACGGTGGGCGCCTCGTTCATCACGTGGGTGCCCAACGAGCTCAGGGGCGGTGCGGGGGGTTTGTACCGCACCGGGCTTCGGGTGGCCCAGGGCGTGGGTGTCGCGCTGGGTGGCGCCGTGGCGCAGTGGCTCGGTTCGGCCACCACGGCGATCACGATCGCGGGCGCGGCGGGCGTCGTGCTGGGCATCCCGCTGGCCGTGTGCTGGACCCGCCTGCAGCGCAGGGCCGCCGAAACGGCCGGCGCGCTATGAGGGGGCACGCTGCCGGTACTCATCAGAAGTCGCGGTTCGACACAACCAGTCACCTCCAGTTTTTGCCGATGAAACAAACGCGAAGCAACGCGGTCGCCGGATCAGAAGTCACGGTTCGACATGAAGAACACCTCTCCCGTAGCAGCGAAACAATCAGGATTTCAGGCAGAACGATCAGAAGTCACGGTTCGCCACGACGAGCCACCTCCACACACCACGTACACAAACAACCACGTACAACTCCGCACACCATCAGAAGTCACGGTTAGACAAGAAGAACACCTCCGATCGGTGCTCGCGGCCGGGCAAGGACGAACTACTGTGGACGAGCTCCTCGCCTGCAGGGTCCGTCGTATGCGGTGGGATGATACCTGTTGAAGGAAAGTACCCGGCGTCCTTCCGGGCATAGCAAAGTTACCCCGTCAAAGCGGGCTTCGTCGAGAGAAGGTGATCCAGTGCCACCGCCACCGCCACGGCCGGGATCACCGACACTGCCGGGCGAAACCACCACCTCGTCGGGCGGGGAGCCGTCCGGGGCCGTCGACCCGGATGTTCCGGGCCGGCCAACCGGAGGCCGCCCTCCGGCGGACACGACGAGTGATTCTTCGAGCACTCGCCGCACCTACAAACCACAATATTGGGCATTGTGGCGGCGACCCCAACCATTCATCGCATTCCTCGTCGTAGCGGAAGTCGCCGCCATTGGGTGGTTCGTCCACGTATTCCTGGACACGCCCGCGCCGACCCGTCTCGATTTGCTGCGGTTCGCGATTCTCACGGCCGGCGCCACCGTGCACATCCAGATGACCCGCCGCCAGGAAGAACGGCGACGAAATCGTGTTCGCACGGTCCTGATCGACCTCACCGCGGTCTGGGTGTTTCCGGCCGCGATTATTCTTCCGGCACAGCTGACGATCGCGCTGGTGCTGCTGATTCGTATCCAGCACTGGTTCGTCGCGCGCCGCCCCGCACACAACTTCGTCTTTTCCTCCATCACGCACATGCTCGCCGCGACGGTGGCGCACCAGGTGTTCGTGACACTCGGCGGGACGCACTGGGACTCGCTCACGGTGGCGTCCTCGTTCGGCGAGTTCGGCAAGCTCGTGCTCGTCGGGCTGGTCTACGAAGCCGTGCAGATCCTGTACGTCGGCAGCATCCTCAGCCTCGCCGCGCCGTCCAGGCCGACCGTCCACAGCGTCCTGGGCAGCAAGGCGGACAACCTGCTGGAGGCGATCACGATCGGCCTCGGCGCGGTCACCGCGATCATGCTGGTGATCCTGCCCCCTGCCGTCGCGATCATGGCCGTGGTGACCGTGGTGTTCAACCGGCTCGCCGAGCTCGACCAGCTGCAGGACGACGTCCGCACCGACCCCAAGACGCAGGTCTACAACATGCGCGGGTGGACGGAGTCGGCCGAACGGGCGCTGTCGCGGGCGGCCAAGTCGGACGACAACCTCGGCATCCTGATGATCGACCTCGACTACTTCAAGTGGATCAACGACACCTACGGCCATCCGGCCGGTGACGACGTGCTCCGCACCCTCGCCCAGCTCCTCGACGACGTCACCAGGCCCAGCGACGTCGTCGGCCGGTTCGGCGGCGAGGAGTTCCTGGTCCTGCTGCCCGAGACCGACCAGGCGACGGCCACCGGCGCGGCCGAGCGCATCCGGTCCGCGGTCGCGGAGCTGCGGATCGGCACCACCGGCAAGCGTGGCGACCAGATCACGGTGTCGGAACGGACCGCCTCGATCGGGGTCGCCGTGTACCCCGACCACGGCGATTCGCTGGTGCAGCTGATGCAGGCCGCCGACGCCGCGGTGTACGAGGCGAAGGAGGGCGGCCGCAACCAGGTGCGCCTGGCCGAGCACCGGCCCCAGCACGGCGCGAACCCCACCCACTAAGGTGGCGGGCTGATCCGGGGGATTCCCCGGTGTCCGAACGCCGCAGACCCTGCCACTCTGGAGTTCATGATCGCCCCAGCCGAAACCCCGCGCCTGAGGCGGCCGCTGTCGACCTCGGCCTGGCTGCTGGTGCTGACGCTGGCCCTACTGGGATTCGGTTTCGTCGCGTCGCGCCCGTCCGCGCCGCCGGACCACGGTCCGCCCACCGGCGGCGCCGCGGCGGCGCAGCGCGCGATCGAGGCGCTCACCCATCCCGGTGGCCGGCCGACGGCGCTGAGCCTGCTGCCCGCCGACTTCACCCAGGTCACCGGCGTCGTGCCGGGCTCGCTGGCGGCGCGCGACGGCACCGTCCGCGCGGTGCACGTCGACGGCGGCTGCTCGACGCCGTGGGGCGACGACAACACGAAGTGGGACTACAGCGTCCCGTGCAAGGCGCACGACCTGGGGTACGACCTGCTGCGCTACGCCGACAAGATCGGTCAGCCGCTCGCGCCCGACGTACGCGCTTCGCTCGACGGCCGGCTCTCGGCCGACATGCACAACGCCTGTCGCGTCAACCCGATGGACTCGCCGCGCACCTGTCAGGTCGTCGCATCGCTGTACTCCGCCGGCCTCGTGGTCAACTCCTGGCACCAGCGCTGGGGCCCGCCGGTCGGCGACCCGATCGGGCCGATGCTCGCCGGGGTCGCGGTGATCGGCTGCCTGCTGGTGTTCCGGCTGCGCGGCTGGCTGAGCACCCGCCGCGCCCGCCCCCCGCGAGCGGCGGCGGCACCCGCGCCGGCTCCGGCCTCGGGCTGGGTGACCCTCGGCGTGACCAGCCTCGTGCTGCTGATCTTCGGCGAGTCGATGATCCAGCTGGCCAGATGGGCGGGCGTGGACGAGTCGTGGCTGTGGCCGCTGACCTGGCTCGCGCAACTGGCCCCGGTGTTCTTCTTCGCCGGTGGCCGGGCCAACGCGGTGGGCTGGCAGGCGGTGTTCGAGGGCGGCGGCGGGTACCGCCAGTACCTGGCGCACCGGGCGAGCTGGCTGCTGCGGCCCGCGCTGATCTTCGTGGTGGTGACCCTCGTCGTGCCCCTCGCGCTGGAGCTGCTGGGCATCCCCGCGAGCACCAACGCGACCATCGTGCGGGTGGCGCTGCACCCGCTGTGGCTGCTGGCCGTCTACCTGCTCACCGTCGTGGCCGCGCCGGTCATGCTGGCACTGCACCGGCGCGCCGCGCTGACGACCACGCTCGTACTCCTCGGGTTCGTCGTGCTGGCCGAGCTCGGCGCGGGCTGGTTCGGGTCGAAGATCCCGCACTACGCCGCGGCGTTCGGGCTCGCGCTGCTCGCCCAGCAGCTCGCCTTCGGGCGGGTGCTCGCGGCGAGGCGCCGCTGGCTCGTGCTCGGCGCGCTGGCCGGCCTCACCGGCCTCGTGCTGCTGACCACTGTGGGCCACCTGACGCCGAACCTGCTCGGCACGCCGGGGGCGCCGCCCGCCCTGGCCGCGCCTGCGCTGCCGGTGCTGCTGCTGGGCGCGGTCCAGCTGTCCCTGCTCGGCCTGTCCGCGCGTCCGCTGAACCGGCTGACCGCGCAACCCGTGCTAGCCGGCGTGGTCCGCTTCGCCCTGCGCGCGCCGATGAGCCTCTACCTCGGGTTCCTCGCGGCCGTACTGCTGCTCGTGACGGTCGTGTACCTGCCGTCACCGGCGTCGGCCGCGCTGGCCTGGCTGACCGGCCCGCGGACGCTGATGGCGCTGGGCCTGCTCGCCGCGCCCGCGGTGATCGTGTTCTGGTGGTTCGAGCGGCACGGCGACGGCTCGGTCCCGCTGCACCAGACCCGGCCGACCGGCTGGCTGGCGCACGCCGCGACCGCGCTGGGCACCGGTTTCGCCACGATCGGGCTGTTCGGCTTCGCGCTGACGCAGTTCGGCGGGGACACCGGCCACACCATGCTCGGGCTGCCGCTGGACCCGATCCAGAACCTCATCCAGCTGCTGCTCGGAGTGTTCCTGCTACATGCCGTGCGGACCGGGCTCAGTGCGGCGACGAGCACCTGGGTGGTGACTGCGCTCGCGTGCGGGCCACCGCTGTTGGAGGTGGCTGACGGGTACACCGCCGACACGGTGACGGTGCTGGTCCACGGGCTGACGGCGCTGTTCGCCGTCGCGGCCGCGGCCAGCACCCTGCTGCCCGCCAGGACGGTGGTGGAAAACACGTAAGCGGGTGTTGTGAACCACTTTCACCGATCGATATGCGACGCTACGGCAACCGGGTGATCCGGTGGCGCGTCCACCGAACCGGGCACCCGTGTGACATGGAGTCGGGGAAGGGAGACGGGGGCGTGGAGTATCCGCCGCGGAACGAGCGTGGGGCGACTCGCCGTCCGGCGCCGCGGCAGGGCCGTCCCAGCGACGCCCGGTATGTCGGCCCCGTCCGCCGCACCGGTTCGCCTCCCGGGCGTGGCGCGGGGCCCGCAGCCCGGCCTCGCCGCCGTCCCGTTCCCCCGCCACCGGCACCCCGGCGCCGCCACGGCGCGAAGATCGCGGTCGCGGTCGTGTCGCTGCTGGTGATGAGCCTGACCGGGTACGCGTGGGCCGCGATGCAGGGCCTGGTCAGCGGGCTCACCACGGCGGACGTGATCAGCGCGAACCAGCCCGCGGACGGCGCCAGGGACATCCTGCTGGTCGGCATGGACAGCCGCACCGACGCGCAGGGCAACCCGCTGTCCGACCAGCTGCTCGCCCAGCTGCGGGCGGGCGTGGCCGACGGCGTGGAGAACACCGACACGCTGATCATGGTGCACATCCCGAACGACGGCAGTAAAGCCGTCGCGATCTCACTGCCGCGCGACTCCTACGTCAACATCCCCGGCTTCGGCAAGCACAAGATCAACTCTGCCTACGCCCGCGCGAAGGCCGCCGAGCGCAACAAGCTGCAGGAGTCCGGCGACACCGACGCCAAGGACATCGAGCTCAAGAGCGCGCAAGCGGGGGCCAAGACCCTCATCGCGACCGTCGAGCAGCTCACCGGTTCCTCGATCGACAACTACGCCTCGATCAACCTGCTCGGCTTCTCCGACATCACCAAGGCCATCGGCGGGGTCGACGTGTGCCTCAAGGACAACGTCAACGACCCGTACTCGGGCGCGAAGTTCACCAAGGGCAAGCACACGATCTCCGGCGTGGAGGCGCTCGAGTTCGTCCGCCAGCGGCACGGCCTGCCGCGCGGCGACCTCGACCGCGTCGTGCGCCAGCAGGTGTTCATGGCAGGCATGGCGCAGAAGGTGCTCTCGGCCGGCACGCTCACCGACCCCGGCAAGCTGAGCGACCTGACCGCCGCGATCAAGAAGTCGGTCGTGCTCAACCAGGGCTGGGACATCTTCGGGTTCGCCCAGCAGATGAAGGGTCTCAGCGGCGGGCAGCTGCAGTTCCAGACCATTCCGGTGGTCAACATGGACTACAGCACGCCGGAGGACGGCCAGGCGATCCAGGTCGACCCGAGCCAGGTGCGCGGCTTCGTGCAGGGGCTGACCGCCCCGCCGGGCGGACCCGCCGCCCCGCCGCCCAACCCCAACGCCTCGACCACTGTGGACGTCCACAACGGAACGTCCAAATCGGGCCTCGCGGCGACCGTTTCCCAAGCCCTGACCGGCAAGGGCTTCGGCGCCGGTGAGACGGCGAACGCCAGCGCCAGGGTCGGCAAGACCAGTGTCCACTACCCCTCGGGCGCCCAGGACGCCGCGCAGAGCGTGGCCGACGCGCTCGGTTCGCCCGCGGCCCTGCAGCAGGACACCTCGGTCCAATCCGGTCACGTGCTGGTCGTCGTGGGCAACGACTACTCCGGCTCGACGGCCTCGCAGATGGTGCAACGGGCCGCGGTGCCGGACTCGTCGACCGCGGCCGCTCCCCCGGCGGGCGACGACAAGCCGATCACCGCCGATGGGATCACCTGCGTCAACTGAAGTACACCTTTCGGCCTCCTGACGTTAGCCCGATCGGCCTAATCCGAAGATCAACTTCAACGACTCGGCCGAAGTCGCGTAAGAGCAGGGCACTCAGCGACTTACATACGCGTGGACACCGCTGAAGTTCGACCGGACGTGCCGGCACAGAGGTGCGGCGTGACGCAGGGCAGGGGACCAGGAGTGCACATCGACAGTGAGCTCTATCAGCGAGTTCTGGGGGAGGAACTCAGGACGCTTCGGCGACAGCGCGGGTGGACCCGCAAAGAGCTGAACCAGCACCTGCAGAGCGACATCTCGCTGCAGACACTGGCGACCTACGAGCTGGGCACCCGGCAGTGCTCGGTGGTGCGGCTCGTCGAGCTGTGCCTTGCCATGGACGAGCTGCCCCAGGACCTGCTGGCCCGGGTGCACCGTCGCGTCTTCACCGACGAACCGGGAAAGGTGCGCCTCGACCTGGCGAGGATCGTCGCGGACCACAGTCCCGAACTGCTTCCGCTGCGCAGATGGGCCGAGGACCGGCTCCGGCAGCCGGGCACCCCCGAGGAGGTGCAGCTCGACCACGCCGCCGTGGACCGGATGGCGGAGCTGTGCGGACTGAGCGGGCCCGAGCTGGTCGCCCTGTTACGCGGCCTGCCCGGCCCCGGCGGCCTGGATCCCGGGGGCGGCGGCGCCTAGCCGACCTTCCGCCCGCGGACTACAAGCAAGATGCGAACCGCCAGGTGCTACTTGCCACCTGCGGTGCCGATTAGTTCGAAGTCCGCGGGCCGGACCCTGCGGGTGGCCAGCCAGTACCGCCAGGTGAAGCCGGGCCAGAGCGTCCGGTTCACCCCCTGCGCGTCGAGGTACCAGCTGCGGCAGCCGCCCTGGGTCCACACGCCCTTCTCGAGCTTGCGCTGCACCTCGGTGTTGAACCGGTCCTGCACCTCGGGCCGGGTCACGAGCGCGGCCGAGCGCGAGCCCTCGACCAGGTCGATGGCCTCGGCGACGTAGCGCGTCTGGGACTCGACCATGAAGACCACGGAGTTGTGGCCGAGACCGGTGTTCGGCCCGAGCAGGAAGAACAGGTTCGGAAAGCCGGCCACGGTGATGCCGAGGTGGGTGCGCATCCCCTCGGTGGCCCACTCCTTGGCGAGGTTCCGCCCGCCCTCGCCGACGATCTCCAGGTGCTCGAAGGCGTCGATCACGTGGAAGCCGGTGCCGAAGATGATCGCGTCGACCTCGTGTTCCACGCCGGCGTCGTCCACGATGCTGTGCTCGCGCACCTCGGCCACGCCGTCGGTGCGCACCTCGACATTGTCCCGCGCGAGCGCCGGATAGTAGTCGTTGGAGATGAGCACGCGCTTGCAGCCCAGCACGTAGTCCGGGGTCAGCCGGCGGCGCAGCTCGGGATCCTTGATGCTGCGGTCGATGTTGCGCTTGGCGAGCCGCTGCGCCACCTTCATCAGGCTCAGGTTGCCGTTGAAGCCGATCGCGCGCGCTTCCAGCATCCAGTAGACCAGGTCGCGGTAGGCCGTCTGGAGCGCCGGCACCTTGCGGAAGAGCTTGCGCGACCACTCGGGCATCTCGTGGTCGGGCTTGGGCAGCACCCACGGCGGCGTGCGCTGGAAGACGGTCAGCTGTCGCACCTGCGGCGCGATCTGCGGGATGAACTGGATCGCGCTGGCGCCGGTGCCGACCACGGCGACCCGCTTGCCGCGCAGGTCGTAGTCGTGGTTCCAGTCGGCCGAGTGGAACTTCTCGCCGCGGAAGTTCTCGATGCCCTTCAGCTCCGGGATCTGCGGCAGGTGCAGTGCGCCAACGCCGTTGACCACGTACCGGCCGACGAACTCGTCACCGCCCTTCGTGGCGACGTGCCAGCGGTGCTCCTCGGCGTCCCAGCGCGCCCCGGTCATCTCCTGGTCGAACCGGATGTAGGAGTACAGATCGTACTTCTTCGCGACCCCGCGCAGGTAGTCCCAGATCTCCGGCTGCGGCGAGAACGCCCGCGTCCACTCGGGGTTCTGCTCGAAGGAGAACGAGTACATGTGCGACTGGACGTCACAGGCGCAGCCCGGATACGTGTTGTCCCGCCAGGTGCCCCCGACCTCGGTCGCCTTCTCCAGGATCACGAAGTCCCGGCGCCCCCGTTCGAGCAGCTGGATGGCCATGCCGAGCCCGGAGAACCCGGTGCCGACGATGACGACCTCGGTCTCGATGTGCTCGCCCATTCGTCTCCCTCGCACTTCCCGGTTTGACTGTTACCGCGAGTCCACCTTACTCGAAGTAGGTTACCTGCGGTAGAGTGAGTTGGGTGAGCACCCGTAAACGCATGCCCCGGGCCGAACGCGAGCGACAGATGATCGAGGTCGCCGAGTCGGTGTTCGCGGAGCGCGGGTACGTGGCGGCGTCGATGGACGAGATCGCCGAGCAGGTGGGCGTGTCCAAGCCGATGCTCTACGAGTACTTCCACTCGAAGGAAGGCCTGCTGCTGGCGTGCATCGCCGAATCGCGGGCCGAGCTGCGCAAGGTGACCGAGGAGTCGGTCGCGGGCGCGCTGTCGGCCGAGGACGCGCTGCGGCGCGGGCTGCTGGCGTTCTTCGTCTACATCCGCGACCGGCGGCAGGCGTGGTCGCTGCTGCGGCACGAGATGGTCCTGATCGGCACGTCGGCGTCGGAGGAGATCGAGGCGACCCGGCGGCAGCAGACCGACCTCATCGCCAAGCTGATGATCGGCTACTTCGACACGGGGTCCCCCCTGCGGGTGGAAGCAGCCGCCGAATTCGTCGTGGGCGCCTGCGAGAGGCTCGCGATCTGGTGCGAACGGCACGACGAGGTGACACCTGAACGGGCTACTGACTACGCCATGGATGTGTTGTGGAGTGGTCTCCGCGAACGCGCTCGGTGAGCGGTTCTGACACGCTCGTGCAGA
Proteins encoded in this region:
- a CDS encoding phospholipase, encoding MIAPAETPRLRRPLSTSAWLLVLTLALLGFGFVASRPSAPPDHGPPTGGAAAAQRAIEALTHPGGRPTALSLLPADFTQVTGVVPGSLAARDGTVRAVHVDGGCSTPWGDDNTKWDYSVPCKAHDLGYDLLRYADKIGQPLAPDVRASLDGRLSADMHNACRVNPMDSPRTCQVVASLYSAGLVVNSWHQRWGPPVGDPIGPMLAGVAVIGCLLVFRLRGWLSTRRARPPRAAAAPAPAPASGWVTLGVTSLVLLIFGESMIQLARWAGVDESWLWPLTWLAQLAPVFFFAGGRANAVGWQAVFEGGGGYRQYLAHRASWLLRPALIFVVVTLVVPLALELLGIPASTNATIVRVALHPLWLLAVYLLTVVAAPVMLALHRRAALTTTLVLLGFVVLAELGAGWFGSKIPHYAAAFGLALLAQQLAFGRVLAARRRWLVLGALAGLTGLVLLTTVGHLTPNLLGTPGAPPALAAPALPVLLLGAVQLSLLGLSARPLNRLTAQPVLAGVVRFALRAPMSLYLGFLAAVLLLVTVVYLPSPASAALAWLTGPRTLMALGLLAAPAVIVFWWFERHGDGSVPLHQTRPTGWLAHAATALGTGFATIGLFGFALTQFGGDTGHTMLGLPLDPIQNLIQLLLGVFLLHAVRTGLSAATSTWVVTALACGPPLLEVADGYTADTVTVLVHGLTALFAVAAAASTLLPARTVVENT
- a CDS encoding MFS transporter; translated protein: MVRTQARPRLRSALANGEFRTVWLAEAQSTVGDQLTTVALALMVYHRTGSALLSATAYALTFLPALAGGLGLAQLADRYPRRTVLAASAAVQAVFVGVMAVPGMPLVPLCVLVVLARLAGAPSNAAQNALTREIFDDDELYLRSQDIRGITTNTAMLLGLACGGFLVTAAGPSVALAIDAATFAISALALYRWVATRPAADNGDGGWFGAIRWVSGQRRLRVLLGLSWLVGLAVIPEGLVAPLAREIGAPDQAVGWLLAADPLGFVIGVFLMSRYVSAETRKRALGVLAIVPTAFLLVFAVQPDLVLSLVALAAAGAAGAYIVTVGASFITWVPNELRGGAGGLYRTGLRVAQGVGVALGGAVAQWLGSATTAITIAGAAGVVLGIPLAVCWTRLQRRAAETAGAL
- a CDS encoding LCP family protein, with protein sequence MESGKGDGGVEYPPRNERGATRRPAPRQGRPSDARYVGPVRRTGSPPGRGAGPAARPRRRPVPPPPAPRRRHGAKIAVAVVSLLVMSLTGYAWAAMQGLVSGLTTADVISANQPADGARDILLVGMDSRTDAQGNPLSDQLLAQLRAGVADGVENTDTLIMVHIPNDGSKAVAISLPRDSYVNIPGFGKHKINSAYARAKAAERNKLQESGDTDAKDIELKSAQAGAKTLIATVEQLTGSSIDNYASINLLGFSDITKAIGGVDVCLKDNVNDPYSGAKFTKGKHTISGVEALEFVRQRHGLPRGDLDRVVRQQVFMAGMAQKVLSAGTLTDPGKLSDLTAAIKKSVVLNQGWDIFGFAQQMKGLSGGQLQFQTIPVVNMDYSTPEDGQAIQVDPSQVRGFVQGLTAPPGGPAAPPPNPNASTTVDVHNGTSKSGLAATVSQALTGKGFGAGETANASARVGKTSVHYPSGAQDAAQSVADALGSPAALQQDTSVQSGHVLVVVGNDYSGSTASQMVQRAAVPDSSTAAAPPAGDDKPITADGITCVN
- a CDS encoding flavin-containing monooxygenase; the encoded protein is MGEHIETEVVIVGTGFSGLGMAIQLLERGRRDFVILEKATEVGGTWRDNTYPGCACDVQSHMYSFSFEQNPEWTRAFSPQPEIWDYLRGVAKKYDLYSYIRFDQEMTGARWDAEEHRWHVATKGGDEFVGRYVVNGVGALHLPQIPELKGIENFRGEKFHSADWNHDYDLRGKRVAVVGTGASAIQFIPQIAPQVRQLTVFQRTPPWVLPKPDHEMPEWSRKLFRKVPALQTAYRDLVYWMLEARAIGFNGNLSLMKVAQRLAKRNIDRSIKDPELRRRLTPDYVLGCKRVLISNDYYPALARDNVEVRTDGVAEVREHSIVDDAGVEHEVDAIIFGTGFHVIDAFEHLEIVGEGGRNLAKEWATEGMRTHLGITVAGFPNLFFLLGPNTGLGHNSVVFMVESQTRYVAEAIDLVEGSRSAALVTRPEVQDRFNTEVQRKLEKGVWTQGGCRSWYLDAQGVNRTLWPGFTWRYWLATRRVRPADFELIGTAGGK
- a CDS encoding GGDEF domain-containing protein, which gives rise to MTRRQEERRRNRVRTVLIDLTAVWVFPAAIILPAQLTIALVLLIRIQHWFVARRPAHNFVFSSITHMLAATVAHQVFVTLGGTHWDSLTVASSFGEFGKLVLVGLVYEAVQILYVGSILSLAAPSRPTVHSVLGSKADNLLEAITIGLGAVTAIMLVILPPAVAIMAVVTVVFNRLAELDQLQDDVRTDPKTQVYNMRGWTESAERALSRAAKSDDNLGILMIDLDYFKWINDTYGHPAGDDVLRTLAQLLDDVTRPSDVVGRFGGEEFLVLLPETDQATATGAAERIRSAVAELRIGTTGKRGDQITVSERTASIGVAVYPDHGDSLVQLMQAADAAVYEAKEGGRNQVRLAEHRPQHGANPTH
- a CDS encoding helix-turn-helix domain-containing protein; the encoded protein is MHIDSELYQRVLGEELRTLRRQRGWTRKELNQHLQSDISLQTLATYELGTRQCSVVRLVELCLAMDELPQDLLARVHRRVFTDEPGKVRLDLARIVADHSPELLPLRRWAEDRLRQPGTPEEVQLDHAAVDRMAELCGLSGPELVALLRGLPGPGGLDPGGGGA
- a CDS encoding TetR/AcrR family transcriptional regulator gives rise to the protein MPRAERERQMIEVAESVFAERGYVAASMDEIAEQVGVSKPMLYEYFHSKEGLLLACIAESRAELRKVTEESVAGALSAEDALRRGLLAFFVYIRDRRQAWSLLRHEMVLIGTSASEEIEATRRQQTDLIAKLMIGYFDTGSPLRVEAAAEFVVGACERLAIWCERHDEVTPERATDYAMDVLWSGLRERAR